The Streptomyces sp. NBC_01591 genome window below encodes:
- a CDS encoding ATP-binding protein: MPCKLVDEGQHAGRLEGRLQAARQRAFVGRKEELAAFEEALCTGGRVLFIHGPGGVGKSALLGRFAQRAAAADRTVLMLDGRSLEESPAAFVAEARAVQRLRAGHRTQRHRPRTHDARDGTPPRRSPRTPQATGARARGGSSDPGNAQLPRSRPPLRGRCRCAAAGSAVRAAGNCLRPALDAGRATARPAHESSFVSLARAGAIRLAHASGYEPALGKAARVRGATSRRC, translated from the coding sequence ATGCCCTGCAAGCTCGTTGACGAGGGGCAGCATGCCGGGCGCCTGGAGGGGCGTCTCCAGGCCGCGAGGCAACGTGCCTTCGTCGGACGAAAGGAAGAGCTCGCTGCCTTCGAGGAGGCGCTGTGCACCGGCGGCCGAGTGCTGTTCATTCATGGCCCCGGCGGTGTCGGCAAGTCGGCGCTGCTGGGACGCTTCGCCCAGCGGGCCGCAGCAGCGGATCGCACCGTACTGATGCTGGACGGGCGGAGTCTCGAGGAGTCCCCCGCAGCCTTCGTGGCCGAGGCCAGGGCGGTGCAGCGCCTGCGCGCAGGCCACCGCACACAGCGCCATCGTCCCCGAACCCACGACGCGCGCGACGGCACCCCACCCCGACGCTCTCCCAGAACGCCGCAAGCAACGGGAGCGCGGGCCAGGGGCGGCAGTTCGGATCCAGGAAATGCTCAGCTACCTCGCAGCCGCCCTCCCCTCCGAGGTCGGTGCCGCTGCGCGGCTGCTGGCTCTGCAGTGCGCGCTGCGGGCAACTGTCTCCGGCCGGCTCTGGATGCTGGCAGGGCTACTGCGAGGCCTGCGCATGAATCGTCATTCGTCTCTCTGGCAAGAGCTGGAGCAATCCGGCTGGCTCACGCGTCTGGCTACGAACCCGCCTTGGGCAAAGCAGCGCGGGTTCGCGGTGCAACTTCTCGACGCTGCTGA
- a CDS encoding gamma carbonic anhydrase family protein, protein MIAEAQGIRIRHRGHEPQVHPTAYVAPTATLVGDVRVGRRARVMYGAVLDAEGSRIEVGEAAVICENAVLRGSAVAGDQPVLVDDHVFVGPHATLLGCEVGRCVYVATAATVLQCARLGAGSVVAVGALVHARTVLPDEYFVPPHTVALDAPVRLLAPGDPGLAEAVGRVGFAQVAFGVDAEWTDRISRYEHIAEVRVAEFGTHADDEVLNLG, encoded by the coding sequence ATGATCGCTGAAGCGCAGGGAATCCGCATCCGGCACCGCGGGCATGAACCGCAGGTCCATCCCACCGCCTACGTCGCCCCGACGGCCACGCTCGTCGGTGATGTCCGCGTGGGGCGAAGGGCGCGGGTGATGTACGGTGCGGTGCTCGATGCCGAGGGGTCTCGGATCGAGGTCGGGGAGGCGGCGGTGATCTGCGAGAACGCGGTGTTGCGCGGGTCTGCGGTCGCCGGCGATCAGCCGGTGCTTGTCGACGACCACGTCTTCGTGGGGCCGCATGCCACGCTGCTGGGCTGCGAGGTCGGCAGGTGCGTCTATGTGGCGACCGCGGCGACGGTCCTGCAGTGCGCACGGTTGGGGGCCGGCTCGGTTGTCGCTGTCGGCGCGCTCGTCCATGCGCGCACCGTTTTGCCGGACGAGTACTTCGTGCCGCCGCACACCGTGGCGCTTGACGCGCCGGTGCGGCTGCTGGCCCCTGGCGATCCGGGCCTGGCCGAGGCCGTCGGGCGGGTGGGCTTCGCGCAGGTGGCGTTCGGCGTCGACGCGGAGTGGACCGACCGGATCAGCCGGTACGAGCACATCGCGGAGGTGCGCGTCGCCGAGTTCGGCACGCACGCGGACGATGAGGTTCTGAATCTCGGCTAA
- a CDS encoding sensor histidine kinase, with protein sequence MDRRQGLSVRLKFTLSYAGFLVIAGALLLAAVWVFLLRGRSNSLAVPDWSDFLRVFKPSNFGPVVFVPAGILALGFLLVFGLVGGWILAGRMLAPLIRITDATHRVANGPLSHRIRLPGRRDEFRELADSFDTMLAQLEAHVAEQQRFAANASHELRTPLAVTQTLLDATRNDPNRDTCELVERLRVVNTRAIDLTEALLLLNRANQRSFTREDVDLSLLAEEATETLLPLAEKHGVTIETSGDMSTTIGSQALLLQMVMNLLHNAIGHNLPEQGTVWVHTSVRPDTVVLTVENTGEKLTSQLVSTLTEPFQRGTERIHSSHAGVGLGLAIVKTITQAHDGTLTLTPRPAGGLRVTVQLPAASAHTQTDGDQA encoded by the coding sequence GTGGATAGGCGTCAAGGGTTGAGCGTCCGCCTCAAGTTCACCCTCAGCTATGCCGGGTTCCTCGTGATCGCGGGCGCATTGCTGCTCGCCGCCGTGTGGGTGTTCCTTCTGCGGGGAAGGTCGAACAGCCTGGCCGTCCCCGATTGGTCCGACTTCCTACGCGTCTTCAAGCCAAGCAATTTCGGCCCAGTCGTCTTCGTCCCGGCGGGAATCCTGGCGCTGGGGTTCCTGCTGGTGTTCGGTCTCGTGGGCGGGTGGATTCTGGCCGGCCGGATGCTCGCCCCGCTGATACGCATCACCGACGCCACACACAGGGTGGCGAACGGACCGCTCTCCCACCGGATCCGCCTACCGGGCCGCCGAGATGAGTTCCGCGAACTCGCCGACTCCTTCGACACCATGCTCGCGCAGCTCGAAGCCCACGTCGCCGAACAGCAGCGATTCGCGGCCAATGCCTCTCACGAACTGCGCACCCCGCTGGCGGTCACGCAGACGCTTCTCGACGCGACCCGCAACGATCCGAACCGCGACACCTGTGAGCTTGTCGAGCGCCTCCGCGTGGTCAACACCCGAGCCATCGACCTCACTGAAGCACTGCTCCTGCTCAACCGCGCCAACCAGCGGTCATTCACCAGGGAAGACGTCGACCTGTCCCTCCTGGCGGAAGAAGCCACTGAAACGCTCCTCCCCTTGGCAGAAAAGCATGGCGTCACCATCGAAACCTCCGGCGACATGAGCACCACCATCGGCTCACAGGCGCTCCTGCTGCAGATGGTCATGAACCTTCTGCACAACGCGATCGGCCACAACCTGCCTGAACAGGGCACCGTATGGGTGCATACCAGCGTCCGCCCCGACACTGTTGTGCTCACTGTCGAGAACACTGGCGAGAAGCTCACCTCACAGCTGGTCTCGACACTCACCGAGCCATTCCAGCGCGGCACCGAACGCATACACAGCAGCCACGCAGGTGTCGGCCTCGGCCTGGCCATCGTCAAGACCATCACCCAGGCACACGACGGAACCCTCACCCTCACCCCCCGCCCCGCCGGCGGGCTCCGCGTCACGGTGCAACTGCCCGCCGCGTCAGCGCACACACAAACAGATGGCGATCAGGCCTGA
- the vanY-N gene encoding D,D-peptidase/D,D-carboxypeptidase VanY-N → MNEPHVIPLRPRDRLFTVLAVVLAVLLLPVAFVRDPGRARELACHWALGIRFPAEDLTGLTDGARAAFTAARAEALWRHGQLVGLTSGYRDPLVQQRLFDEEVRRVGSPAAARMLVLPPAESRHVKGTALDVRPFEGARWLEEHGARYDLYRIYDNEWWHFEYRPDADVPPTTQEIRDALQAR, encoded by the coding sequence ATGAACGAGCCACACGTTATCCCGCTTCGGCCCCGTGACCGGCTGTTCACCGTACTTGCGGTGGTGCTCGCCGTGCTCCTGCTCCCCGTTGCGTTCGTCCGCGATCCCGGCCGCGCCCGTGAACTGGCCTGCCACTGGGCGTTGGGGATCCGATTTCCTGCCGAGGATCTCACCGGGCTCACCGACGGTGCCAGGGCGGCGTTCACCGCTGCACGCGCTGAGGCGCTCTGGCGTCATGGGCAGCTCGTCGGCCTCACCTCGGGATACCGCGATCCCCTCGTCCAGCAGCGGTTGTTCGACGAGGAGGTGCGCCGCGTCGGCTCACCGGCCGCGGCCCGGATGCTCGTACTGCCACCGGCGGAATCCAGGCACGTCAAGGGCACCGCGCTGGATGTGCGCCCGTTCGAAGGCGCGCGCTGGCTCGAGGAACACGGTGCCCGCTACGACCTCTACCGCATCTACGACAACGAGTGGTGGCACTTCGAGTACCGCCCGGACGCCGACGTGCCACCAACGACCCAGGAGATCCGCGATGCCCTGCAAGCTCGTTGA
- a CDS encoding transposase has product MPAPRKYPLELRERAVRMYRTAEPKPVIRRMAEELGVHHEALRNWIRQAEADAGERDDLLTTAEREELAALRKENAQLKRANEVLRTASAFFAAQLDPTRPR; this is encoded by the coding sequence ATGCCTGCGCCGAGAAAGTACCCGCTGGAGTTGCGTGAGCGTGCGGTCCGGATGTACCGGACCGCCGAGCCGAAGCCCGTGATCCGCCGCATGGCCGAGGAACTCGGCGTGCACCACGAGGCCCTGCGCAACTGGATCCGCCAGGCCGAGGCCGACGCCGGCGAACGCGACGACCTGCTCACCACCGCCGAGCGTGAGGAGCTTGCCGCCCTGCGCAAGGAGAATGCCCAGCTCAAGCGTGCGAATGAGGTCCTGCGGACGGCCTCGGCTTTTTTCGCGGCCCAGCTCGACCCGACCCGGCCCAGGTGA
- a CDS encoding helicase associated domain-containing protein, protein MKVLGEGVDTANCDSVAFCDARGSMIDIVQMVGRALRIKPGEGKIASLVVPVFLAPGESPDEMLTSDAYGTLSKVLSALRAHDTDTIEHLADPRIRSGSWHPEGTEEGEVEAEREVSEGERGPSVPARELLKFSTPRDPALLAQFVKLRVIEPENTFWRRGIQACVRYVKETGAKQLRVPYDYVTPGHWVPAGFPLGTWLADQRKTHKAGRLDAGRVEQLAGLGMVWSHQDVAFEEGLAAARAWAAVHGHLLPPATAVWDGYPVGTWAKNQRYAARTADTNAQRRQAGLAVESSAGALTEARRAALDEIDPGWCPVWDTGWQRCFRLVQNLLQNGGTAPLAAGKVIVQGEDLGRWITAQRHGWEELLPAQQWLLENVLGIEAVGDDERPVRRTQDDMWALNLRAAQQFHAREGHLRVPRKHIEQVGAEAGLAGRQAGAGEPVVVKLGVWLDNVRKRADKLTEQRRADLDQLGMRW, encoded by the coding sequence GTGAAGGTACTGGGCGAGGGCGTCGATACCGCGAATTGTGATTCCGTCGCATTCTGCGATGCACGGGGGTCGATGATCGATATCGTGCAAATGGTCGGACGCGCCCTGAGAATCAAGCCGGGGGAAGGGAAGATTGCTTCTCTGGTCGTTCCGGTATTCCTCGCTCCGGGTGAAAGTCCGGACGAAATGCTGACCTCGGACGCCTACGGAACCCTCTCGAAGGTCCTCTCAGCACTGCGGGCACACGACACCGACACCATCGAACACCTCGCCGACCCCCGTATCCGGAGCGGGAGTTGGCACCCGGAGGGAACCGAGGAAGGCGAGGTGGAGGCTGAGCGGGAAGTGTCGGAAGGTGAGCGGGGGCCGAGTGTGCCCGCGCGGGAGCTGCTGAAGTTCAGCACACCCCGGGATCCCGCGTTGCTGGCGCAGTTCGTGAAGCTGCGGGTGATCGAGCCCGAGAACACGTTCTGGCGGCGCGGTATCCAGGCATGCGTGCGGTATGTGAAGGAGACCGGGGCGAAGCAGTTGCGGGTGCCGTACGACTACGTCACCCCCGGCCACTGGGTTCCGGCCGGGTTCCCGCTCGGGACCTGGCTCGCCGACCAGCGCAAAACCCATAAGGCGGGGCGTCTGGATGCGGGGCGGGTGGAACAGCTGGCCGGGCTGGGCATGGTGTGGTCGCACCAGGACGTCGCGTTCGAGGAAGGCCTCGCAGCCGCCCGCGCCTGGGCGGCCGTGCACGGACACCTGCTGCCGCCCGCGACTGCGGTATGGGACGGATACCCGGTCGGGACCTGGGCCAAGAACCAGCGATACGCAGCCCGGACCGCAGACACCAACGCGCAGCGAAGGCAGGCCGGCCTGGCTGTCGAGAGCAGTGCGGGCGCGTTGACCGAGGCGCGGCGCGCAGCATTGGACGAGATCGATCCGGGCTGGTGCCCGGTATGGGACACGGGGTGGCAACGCTGCTTCCGCCTCGTCCAAAACCTGCTCCAGAACGGCGGGACCGCACCGCTGGCGGCCGGGAAGGTGATCGTGCAAGGAGAAGACCTCGGACGCTGGATCACCGCGCAGCGGCACGGGTGGGAGGAGTTGCTGCCCGCACAGCAATGGCTCCTGGAAAACGTGCTCGGCATTGAGGCGGTTGGGGACGACGAACGCCCTGTACGGCGGACACAAGACGATATGTGGGCACTCAACCTGCGTGCGGCGCAGCAGTTCCATGCTCGTGAGGGGCATCTGCGGGTGCCCCGGAAACACATCGAGCAGGTGGGGGCGGAAGCTGGCTTGGCGGGCCGTCAGGCAGGTGCTGGAGAGCCCGTGGTGGTCAAGCTCGGTGTGTGGCTCGACAACGTACGCAAACGCGCCGACAAGCTCACCGAGCAGCGCCGGGCGGATCTCGATCAGCTCGGGATGCGCTGGTAA
- a CDS encoding UDP-N-acetylmuramoyl-tripeptide--D-alanyl-D-alanine ligase encodes MIPLSLGEIATVVGGTVEGDGAVTVTAPAVLDGRQAEPGGLFVAFAGEHVDGHDYAIQAGRAGAVAVLGSRPTALPTVVVEDAKAALQALATHVVARLRDGLTVVGVTGSRGKTSTKDLLAAVLSSAAPTIATIGSLNNDLGVPLTMLRSNAATRFLVLEMGVRRIGDISKLTGLVAPDVGVVLNVGQAHLSHLGSREATAQAKGELVQGLAPGGTAVLSADDPRVVAMRSLTDCPVLTFGQAEHADVRVLDVVLDRLARPSFTLRTAATSARVGLPLVGTHQTLNASAAAAAGLAAGVPLDGAAAALPTVSLSKWRLELRDLVGGATLLNDSFNADPDSTRAALDALAAIEGGRRIAVLGEMLELGDDNEAEHRAIGEYAASRADVVVAVGTRPLADGAGERAVALADNAAAVEWLRGRLTAGDVVLVKASRGARLDKVAAALASGPHDVLVGRPMDDR; translated from the coding sequence ATGATCCCGCTCAGCCTCGGTGAGATCGCCACAGTTGTCGGCGGGACGGTCGAGGGCGACGGCGCCGTGACAGTGACCGCGCCGGCCGTGCTCGACGGCCGGCAGGCCGAGCCGGGCGGCCTCTTCGTGGCCTTCGCCGGCGAACACGTCGACGGCCACGACTACGCCATCCAGGCCGGCCGGGCCGGCGCGGTGGCCGTGCTCGGCTCCCGGCCCACGGCGCTACCGACCGTCGTGGTCGAGGACGCCAAGGCCGCGTTGCAGGCGCTCGCCACCCACGTCGTGGCACGGCTGCGCGACGGGCTGACTGTCGTCGGGGTGACCGGATCCCGCGGCAAGACCAGCACCAAGGACCTGCTGGCGGCCGTGTTGTCGAGCGCCGCGCCGACGATCGCCACGATCGGCTCGCTCAACAACGACCTCGGCGTGCCGCTCACCATGCTGCGTTCCAACGCGGCCACCCGGTTCCTCGTCCTTGAGATGGGAGTCCGCCGCATCGGCGACATCTCCAAACTCACCGGCCTGGTCGCGCCCGACGTCGGTGTCGTCCTCAACGTCGGCCAGGCCCACCTCAGCCATCTCGGGTCGCGCGAGGCAACCGCCCAGGCCAAGGGTGAGCTGGTGCAGGGTCTGGCGCCCGGCGGCACCGCGGTCCTGAGCGCCGACGATCCCCGGGTGGTCGCGATGCGCTCGCTCACCGACTGCCCGGTGCTGACGTTCGGCCAGGCGGAACACGCCGACGTTCGCGTACTCGACGTAGTCCTTGACCGGCTCGCCCGGCCGTCCTTCACACTGCGGACCGCCGCCACCTCGGCTCGCGTCGGGCTGCCGCTCGTGGGCACTCACCAGACGCTCAACGCGTCGGCTGCCGCGGCGGCAGGGCTGGCGGCCGGCGTTCCCCTCGATGGGGCCGCGGCAGCGCTGCCCACGGTCTCGCTGTCGAAGTGGCGCTTGGAACTACGTGACCTCGTCGGCGGCGCAACGCTGCTCAACGACTCCTTCAACGCCGACCCCGACTCGACCCGCGCCGCCCTGGACGCGCTGGCGGCAATCGAGGGCGGGCGCCGCATCGCCGTCCTCGGCGAAATGCTCGAACTCGGCGACGACAACGAGGCCGAGCACCGCGCCATCGGGGAGTACGCCGCCTCCCGGGCCGACGTGGTGGTCGCGGTCGGCACCCGGCCGCTCGCCGACGGTGCCGGAGAGCGGGCGGTGGCGCTGGCCGACAACGCCGCGGCCGTCGAGTGGCTGCGCGGTCGGCTCACTGCCGGCGATGTGGTGCTCGTCAAGGCCTCCCGCGGGGCGCGCCTCGACAAGGTCGCCGCCGCGCTCGCGTCCGGACCCCACGATGTGCTGGTAGGTCGACCGATGGACGACAGGTAG
- a CDS encoding response regulator transcription factor, producing MRVLVVEDEPYMAEAIRDGLRLEAIAADTAGDGDTALELLSTNAYDIAVLDRDIPGPTGDEIAKHIVASGSGMPILMLTAADRLDDKATGFEIGADDYLTKPFELRELVLRLRALDRRRAHNRPPVREIAGLRVDPFRREVYREGRYIALTRKQFAVLEVLVAAEGGAVSAEELLERAWDENADPFTNAVRITVSALRKRLGEPWLIATVLGVGYRIDAGPDADDRGAVRG from the coding sequence ATGCGTGTATTAGTCGTCGAGGACGAACCCTACATGGCAGAGGCGATCCGCGATGGGCTGCGCCTGGAAGCGATCGCGGCCGACACCGCCGGTGACGGTGATACCGCTCTGGAACTGCTGAGCACCAACGCTTACGACATCGCCGTCCTCGACCGGGACATCCCCGGACCTACCGGTGACGAGATCGCCAAACACATCGTCGCCTCCGGCAGCGGCATGCCGATCCTCATGCTGACCGCTGCCGACCGGCTCGACGACAAGGCCACCGGGTTCGAGATCGGCGCCGACGACTACCTCACCAAGCCCTTCGAACTCCGCGAACTCGTGCTCAGGCTCAGAGCACTCGACCGCAGGCGAGCCCACAACAGACCACCTGTGCGAGAGATCGCAGGCTTACGTGTGGATCCGTTCCGCCGCGAGGTCTACCGCGAGGGCCGCTACATCGCGCTGACCAGGAAGCAGTTCGCTGTGCTCGAAGTCCTCGTCGCTGCCGAAGGCGGTGCCGTCAGCGCAGAAGAGTTGCTGGAGCGAGCGTGGGATGAGAACGCCGATCCGTTCACCAACGCCGTGCGCATCACGGTCTCGGCCCTGCGCAAACGCCTTGGCGAGCCCTGGCTGATCGCCACCGTGCTCGGGGTCGGTTACCGCATCGACGCAGGACCGGACGCCGATGACCGGGGAGCGGTGCGTGGATAG
- a CDS encoding IS3 family transposase encodes MTALVDEHPHLGVEPVLRELNIPSSTYYRWRQAEKEPCERRRRDAELTGRIQQVHDESGGIYGSPRVHAVLKREGVHVGRKRVERLMREAGLAGISPRRGTGFTRRDPDADLAPDLVQRDLTANGPNRLWVTDLTMISTGEGPLWLSAIRDAFSRRVVAWETSARADADLVLTSLEYALASREVAPGELIHHADHGCQYTSVKLTTRLVRAGIQASMGSVGDSFDNALAENLWMVIKTECIRGRVFATRAEANLALFEYIDGFYNPRRIQKRLGYLSPIEFEEKYYAAPAATEQVNLKPRQPALTS; translated from the coding sequence GTGACGGCGCTCGTTGACGAGCACCCGCATCTGGGGGTCGAGCCCGTACTCCGGGAACTGAACATCCCTTCCTCCACCTACTACCGGTGGCGCCAGGCCGAGAAGGAACCGTGCGAACGGCGCCGCCGGGACGCCGAGCTGACGGGCAGGATCCAGCAGGTCCACGACGAGTCCGGCGGGATCTATGGCTCACCTCGCGTGCACGCCGTCCTCAAGCGTGAGGGCGTCCACGTCGGCAGGAAGCGCGTCGAGCGGCTCATGCGGGAGGCCGGCCTGGCCGGGATCAGCCCCCGCCGGGGCACGGGTTTCACTCGCCGTGACCCGGACGCCGATCTGGCCCCTGACCTGGTGCAACGCGACCTCACCGCGAATGGGCCGAACCGGCTGTGGGTTACCGACTTGACCATGATCTCCACCGGGGAGGGGCCGTTGTGGCTGTCCGCGATCCGCGACGCGTTCTCCCGCCGGGTGGTCGCCTGGGAGACCTCCGCCCGCGCGGACGCCGACCTGGTCCTCACCTCGCTGGAGTATGCCCTGGCCAGCCGCGAGGTCGCCCCCGGTGAGCTCATTCACCACGCCGACCACGGCTGTCAATACACGTCCGTGAAGCTCACAACACGCCTGGTCAGGGCCGGTATCCAGGCGTCCATGGGCTCGGTCGGCGACTCGTTCGACAATGCCCTGGCGGAGAACCTGTGGATGGTCATCAAGACCGAGTGCATCCGCGGCCGCGTCTTCGCCACCAGAGCCGAAGCGAACCTCGCGCTCTTCGAGTACATCGACGGCTTCTACAACCCCCGCCGCATCCAGAAACGACTGGGCTACCTCAGCCCGATCGAGTTCGAGGAGAAGTACTACGCCGCCCCGGCAGCGACCGAACAAGTGAACCTGAAACCACGTCAACCCGCTCTGACCAGCTAG
- a CDS encoding helicase associated domain-containing protein, whose product MGRRTLFVVLPEAVAHPSFLMRRYFVEVLSLVDLLLEFLHRGVPGIKECNVCVLTLSTEPLAVLNRSLVPDLPPTEEEATNHSRQRHPLAYLLRRPRGASQRAFSKGLHAAYMFWRRHEHFDVPYGYLHEEDGQSLHLGRWIAERRRNVTQLRAEQIAALEALDMRWIPRPSHTGA is encoded by the coding sequence ATGGGCCGCCGTACTCTCTTCGTGGTCCTCCCAGAAGCTGTCGCCCATCCGAGCTTCCTCATGCGCCGCTATTTCGTCGAAGTACTCTCCCTGGTCGATCTCCTCTTGGAATTCCTTCACCGCGGTGTCCCAGGCATCAAGGAGTGCAACGTATGCGTCCTGACGCTGTCCACGGAGCCACTGGCCGTGCTCAACCGCAGCTTGGTCCCTGACCTGCCGCCGACCGAGGAAGAAGCCACTAACCACTCCCGCCAACGCCACCCCCTCGCCTATCTGCTGCGCCGTCCCCGCGGGGCGTCGCAACGTGCCTTCAGCAAGGGCCTGCATGCTGCCTACATGTTCTGGCGCCGCCACGAACACTTCGACGTCCCCTACGGTTACCTGCATGAGGAGGACGGCCAGAGCCTCCATCTGGGGCGCTGGATCGCGGAACGACGCCGGAACGTAACCCAGCTCAGAGCTGAGCAGATCGCCGCCCTCGAGGCCCTCGACATGCGCTGGATCCCTCGCCCCAGCCACACAGGCGCTTGA
- the vanA gene encoding D-alanine--(R)-lactate ligase has protein sequence MDRLKIGVIFGGSSEEHPVSVKSAQEVAKNLDTGKYEPYWIGITQSGAWQLCDSPGTDWENTDARPVMLSPDRSVHGLLVLEQDRFEVIRLDLVLPVLHGTLGEDGAIQGLLELSGVPYAGCDIQSSAICMDKSLTYAVAKSAGIATPNFRVVAGDEKVDAEQLPYPVFVKPARSGSSFGVSKVAGAEDLPSALEAARQYDSKVLIEEAVAGSEVGCAILGDPSTPIAGEVDRVALSHGFFRIHQEESPESGSENSTFIVPADISEESRRLVQESAKTIYRTLGCQGLARVDVFLQDDGQVVLNEVNTFPGMTSYSRYPRMMGAAGMPLSDVIDRLVSMTLHRKKR, from the coding sequence ATGGACAGGTTGAAGATCGGCGTCATCTTCGGGGGCTCTTCCGAAGAACACCCCGTCTCCGTCAAGTCCGCCCAAGAGGTCGCAAAGAACCTCGACACCGGTAAATACGAGCCGTACTGGATCGGCATCACGCAGTCCGGTGCCTGGCAGCTCTGTGACTCCCCTGGCACAGACTGGGAGAACACCGACGCTCGGCCGGTCATGCTGTCACCCGACCGAAGCGTCCACGGACTGCTCGTCCTGGAACAGGACCGATTCGAAGTGATCCGTCTGGACCTCGTGCTGCCCGTCCTGCACGGCACACTCGGCGAAGACGGGGCGATCCAGGGCCTGTTGGAGCTCTCTGGCGTCCCCTATGCCGGCTGCGATATCCAGAGCTCTGCCATCTGCATGGACAAATCCCTGACCTACGCCGTCGCCAAGAGCGCGGGCATCGCCACGCCAAATTTCCGGGTGGTCGCGGGAGACGAGAAGGTCGACGCCGAACAGCTTCCTTATCCCGTCTTCGTGAAGCCAGCCCGTTCGGGCTCATCCTTCGGCGTCAGCAAAGTCGCCGGAGCAGAGGACTTGCCGAGTGCGCTGGAGGCCGCACGGCAGTACGACTCGAAGGTCCTGATCGAAGAGGCCGTGGCCGGGAGTGAGGTCGGCTGCGCGATCCTGGGGGACCCATCCACCCCGATCGCGGGCGAGGTGGACCGCGTAGCCCTCTCCCACGGATTCTTCAGGATCCACCAGGAGGAGTCACCCGAGAGTGGTTCGGAGAACTCGACGTTCATCGTTCCCGCCGACATCTCCGAAGAATCGCGTCGGCTCGTCCAAGAGAGCGCCAAGACCATCTACCGCACACTGGGCTGCCAGGGGCTTGCCCGCGTGGACGTGTTCCTCCAGGACGACGGCCAGGTGGTACTCAACGAAGTCAACACCTTTCCCGGCATGACCTCCTACAGCCGCTATCCACGGATGATGGGCGCCGCAGGAATGCCGCTTTCCGACGTCATCGACCGGCTCGTGTCAATGACACTGCACCGGAAAAAGCGATGA
- the vanH gene encoding D-lactate dehydrogenase VanH, with amino-acid sequence MSSSGPTRAAACRTRAPASPSRAVSATGITVYGCEQDEALLFREMAPRFGMAPTITKEAVSEANIDLAVGNRYISIGHKTHVTRATLSALSRAGVEYLSTRSVGCNHIDVSYADSVGISVGNVAYSPDSVADYTLMLMLMAVRHAKATVRRTDAHDYRLSEIRGKELRDLTVGVVGTGRIGTAVIDRLRGFGCRVLAYGNRPKTPADYTPIDELLQHSDIVTLHTPLTAETRHLVDRRRIDQMKHGAFIVNTGRGPLIDTEALLSALESGRLGGAALDVLDGEEGIFYTDCRNKPIENRQLLRLQDLPNVLISPHTAYYTDHALSDTIRNSLINCLNFESGKTWTG; translated from the coding sequence ATGAGTTCCAGCGGACCAACACGAGCAGCGGCGTGCCGCACCCGAGCGCCAGCGTCGCCCTCACGGGCTGTCTCGGCAACGGGAATCACAGTCTATGGGTGCGAGCAGGACGAGGCCCTTCTATTCCGAGAAATGGCGCCTCGCTTTGGCATGGCGCCAACCATCACAAAGGAAGCGGTATCTGAAGCCAATATCGACCTGGCAGTCGGGAACCGATACATCAGCATCGGCCACAAGACGCACGTCACCCGTGCCACACTCAGCGCACTGAGCCGCGCCGGTGTGGAGTATCTCTCCACACGAAGCGTCGGATGCAACCACATCGACGTGAGCTACGCGGACAGCGTCGGTATCTCCGTCGGAAACGTGGCGTATTCTCCCGACAGCGTTGCCGACTACACGCTCATGCTGATGCTGATGGCCGTGCGCCACGCGAAGGCCACCGTCCGCCGCACCGATGCTCATGACTACCGGCTGAGTGAGATACGCGGCAAAGAGCTGCGCGACCTGACTGTCGGAGTGGTCGGCACGGGGCGTATCGGCACAGCAGTCATCGACCGATTGCGAGGCTTCGGCTGCCGCGTGCTGGCCTACGGCAATCGCCCCAAGACCCCCGCCGATTACACGCCGATCGACGAGCTGCTTCAGCACAGCGACATTGTCACGCTCCACACCCCGCTCACCGCAGAAACCCGCCATCTCGTCGATCGCCGACGTATCGACCAGATGAAACACGGCGCGTTCATCGTCAACACCGGACGCGGGCCACTCATCGATACCGAAGCCCTTCTATCGGCATTGGAGAGCGGCAGATTGGGCGGCGCGGCGCTGGACGTCCTCGACGGCGAAGAAGGAATCTTCTACACCGACTGCCGGAACAAGCCCATAGAGAACCGCCAGCTGTTGCGACTACAGGATCTGCCGAATGTGCTCATCAGCCCGCACACGGCCTATTACACCGACCACGCGCTGAGCGACACCATCAGAAACAGCCTCATCAACTGCCTCAACTTTGAAAGCGGGAAAACATGGACAGGTTGA